Proteins from a genomic interval of Caldisericaceae bacterium:
- a CDS encoding V-type ATP synthase subunit D — MLLNVNPTRMELLRLKERLKLAKRGHKLLKDKLEGLMRNFLDIAKAYVVRRADFDEKFSGALKKFENSTQDIEDDTLIALFEGGTFSLTLFHKIKSVMNVKYPVFDVKTEGNPISYPFSLTTVLLDRAMLQLLPLIKDMLELASIEQEIYSIALELAKIRRRVNALEYVIIPNLEETITYIEQKLEEADRENIARLLKVKDIIREH; from the coding sequence ATGCTTCTCAATGTTAATCCAACGAGAATGGAGCTTCTTCGCCTAAAGGAGAGGCTCAAACTTGCAAAAAGAGGACATAAGCTTTTAAAAGATAAACTTGAAGGGTTGATGCGTAATTTTCTTGATATTGCAAAGGCTTATGTTGTAAGACGAGCAGATTTTGATGAAAAATTCTCTGGAGCTTTGAAGAAATTTGAAAATAGCACTCAGGACATTGAAGATGATACCCTTATCGCTCTTTTTGAAGGTGGGACTTTTAGCCTTACGTTGTTCCATAAAATTAAAAGTGTAATGAACGTAAAGTATCCAGTGTTTGATGTTAAAACAGAGGGCAACCCCATATCCTATCCGTTTTCTTTAACAACTGTTCTGCTTGACAGAGCTATGCTTCAACTACTTCCCCTTATTAAAGATATGTTGGAACTTGCTTCAATTGAACAGGAAATTTATTCCATTGCATTAGAGTTAGCAAAAATAAGAAGAAGAGTTAATGCCCTTGAATATGTCATTATTCCTAATCTTGAAGAGACAATCACATACATAGAACAAAAACTTGAAGAGGCTGATAGGGAAAACATAGCAAGACTTTTGAAAGTAAAGGATATCATTAGAGAGCATTGA
- a CDS encoding V-type ATP synthase subunit B: protein MSKEYTTAKEISGPLLLVDNIEKATYNEIVEIKTPDGAIKRGQVLEVNGNMALIQVFEGTSGLSLGEVKVKFLGHGVELSVSPQILGRIFDGSGRPIDGAPPIIPEKKIDINGAPINPYSRDYPSEFIQTGISAIDGLNTLVRGQKLPIFSGSGLPHAELAAQIARQAKVLGKEEKFAVVFVAMGISFEEANYFINSFTESGALERSVMFINLGNSPVIERIAAPRFGLTAAEYLAFELGMHVLVIMTDMTNYCEALREISAARKEVPGRRGYPGYMYTDLATIYERAGRIKGKKGSITQIPVLTMPEDDKTHPIPDLTGYITEGQIFLSRSLYQQGIYPPIDVLPSLSRLKDKGIGKGKTREDHSSVLNQLFASYARGREARELLTVLGESALTEADLLHVKFADEFEKRFVQQGLNEDRSIEETLDLGWKLLSILPIEELKRVKPEFIEKYLKKEVS from the coding sequence ATGTCTAAGGAATACACAACTGCAAAGGAAATATCTGGGCCTCTACTCCTTGTTGACAATATTGAAAAGGCAACTTACAACGAAATTGTCGAAATTAAAACTCCAGATGGAGCTATCAAAAGAGGACAAGTCCTCGAAGTTAACGGAAATATGGCTTTAATTCAGGTGTTTGAAGGAACTTCTGGGTTAAGCCTTGGTGAAGTAAAGGTTAAGTTTTTAGGGCACGGTGTTGAATTGAGTGTTTCCCCTCAAATTCTTGGAAGAATATTTGATGGTTCCGGAAGGCCTATAGATGGTGCACCCCCTATCATTCCTGAGAAGAAAATAGATATAAATGGTGCTCCTATTAACCCTTATTCAAGAGATTATCCATCAGAATTTATTCAAACAGGAATTTCTGCAATTGATGGACTTAACACCCTTGTTAGAGGTCAAAAATTGCCTATCTTTTCTGGTTCTGGTTTACCCCATGCTGAGCTTGCTGCCCAAATTGCAAGGCAGGCTAAAGTTTTAGGTAAAGAAGAAAAATTTGCCGTTGTTTTTGTAGCGATGGGTATCTCATTTGAAGAGGCGAATTACTTTATCAATAGTTTTACAGAATCAGGAGCACTTGAAAGGTCTGTTATGTTTATTAATTTAGGAAATAGCCCCGTTATTGAACGTATTGCAGCCCCTCGTTTCGGATTAACTGCAGCAGAGTATCTTGCCTTTGAACTTGGGATGCATGTCCTTGTAATAATGACTGATATGACAAACTATTGCGAAGCCCTTAGAGAAATATCTGCAGCAAGAAAGGAAGTTCCTGGAAGACGAGGGTACCCTGGATACATGTACACAGACCTTGCAACAATTTATGAAAGGGCAGGTAGAATAAAAGGTAAAAAAGGTTCGATTACCCAGATTCCCGTCTTAACTATGCCAGAAGATGATAAGACCCATCCTATACCAGATTTAACGGGTTATATTACTGAGGGGCAGATTTTCCTTTCAAGAAGTCTTTATCAGCAAGGGATATATCCTCCAATAGACGTCCTACCAAGTTTGTCGAGATTAAAAGATAAAGGTATTGGAAAAGGAAAAACAAGAGAAGACCATTCCTCCGTTTTAAACCAACTATTTGCCTCTTATGCAAGAGGAAGAGAAGCAAGAGAATTGCTTACGGTTTTAGGAGAAAGTGCTCTTACAGAAGCTGATTTACTCCATGTTAAATTTGCGGATGAGTTTGAAAAGCGTTTTGTTCAGCAAGGCTTAAATGAGGATCGTTCAATTGAGGAAACTCTTGACCTTGGTTGGAAACTACTTTCAATTTTGCCGATAGAAGAACTAAAGAGGGTTAAACCTGAGTTTATTGAGAAATACCTTAAAAAAGAGGTAAGTTAG
- a CDS encoding V-type ATP synthase subunit A: protein MAEKVGYVVKVAGPLVIAKDVPNAKMYEMVYVSDLKLFGEIIEVKGNLSSIQVYEDTSLIGPNEPVYATGLPLSVELGPGLIGSIYDGVQRPLDELMAHYGSFVERGVSLPSLNREKLFHFVPKVTVGKDVVGGDVIGTVQETTIVEHRILVPPNVKGRISKIAKEGDYTVEEIIAVVNDGQKETELKMYHKWPVRFSRPVKNRVPPDEPLVTGQRVIDTFFPVAKGGTACIPGPFGSGKTVVQHQLSKWADADIIVFIGCGERGNEMTDVLIEFPELKDPKTGRPLMERTVLIANTSNMPVAAREASVFTGITIAEYYRDMGYNVALMADSTSRWAEAMREMSGRLEEMPGEEGYPAYLASRISSFYERAGKVFILGSQDKVSSLSVVGAVSPPGGDLSDPVVQSTLRTVRVFWSLDASLAYARHFPAIQWLRSYSLYAEQLRDYYEKNAGLNFIDYRTRALAILRKEAELQEMVRLVGIDALSPQDRLTLEIAKSIREDFLQQDAFDPEDTYASLKKQYRMIKLIFLFADYAKDALEKNVDLNKIITLPVRVDISRAKLIPEKNLESFDKLEEKVKKSFEDLLSEVANV, encoded by the coding sequence ATGGCGGAAAAAGTTGGCTATGTAGTGAAAGTTGCAGGTCCTCTTGTTATTGCAAAAGATGTTCCAAATGCTAAAATGTATGAAATGGTTTACGTTTCGGACCTGAAACTTTTCGGAGAAATTATCGAAGTAAAAGGGAATTTATCATCAATACAAGTCTATGAAGATACATCTTTAATAGGACCTAATGAGCCTGTTTATGCAACAGGTTTACCTTTAAGTGTTGAACTTGGACCTGGACTTATTGGCTCAATTTATGATGGAGTTCAAAGACCTCTTGACGAATTAATGGCGCATTATGGTAGTTTTGTTGAAAGAGGAGTTTCATTACCATCTCTTAATAGAGAAAAGCTTTTCCACTTTGTTCCAAAAGTAACAGTAGGAAAAGATGTTGTGGGAGGAGATGTAATTGGAACAGTCCAAGAAACTACTATTGTTGAGCATAGAATTCTTGTTCCCCCTAATGTTAAAGGTAGGATTTCAAAAATTGCTAAAGAAGGCGACTACACGGTTGAGGAGATTATTGCTGTAGTTAATGATGGACAAAAGGAAACTGAATTGAAAATGTACCACAAATGGCCAGTGAGATTCTCAAGACCTGTCAAAAACCGAGTTCCTCCCGATGAGCCACTTGTAACTGGTCAAAGGGTTATAGACACATTCTTTCCTGTTGCAAAGGGTGGAACGGCTTGTATCCCTGGACCATTTGGTAGTGGAAAAACAGTTGTGCAGCACCAACTTTCGAAGTGGGCAGACGCAGATATCATTGTTTTCATAGGTTGTGGTGAAAGAGGAAACGAGATGACAGACGTTTTGATAGAGTTTCCTGAATTGAAAGACCCTAAAACAGGAAGACCACTTATGGAAAGAACAGTCCTAATTGCCAATACTTCAAATATGCCTGTTGCAGCAAGGGAGGCATCTGTCTTTACTGGAATTACGATTGCAGAATACTATAGAGATATGGGTTACAATGTTGCACTTATGGCCGATTCGACTTCCCGTTGGGCAGAAGCTATGAGAGAAATGTCTGGAAGACTTGAAGAAATGCCTGGAGAAGAAGGGTATCCAGCATATCTTGCTTCAAGAATTTCTTCTTTCTATGAAAGAGCAGGCAAGGTATTTATTCTTGGCTCTCAAGATAAGGTATCAAGTTTGAGTGTTGTTGGCGCTGTTTCTCCTCCGGGTGGAGACCTTTCAGATCCAGTTGTGCAGTCAACTCTTAGAACAGTGCGTGTTTTCTGGTCTTTGGATGCTTCACTTGCCTATGCAAGACATTTCCCTGCAATTCAGTGGTTGAGGAGTTATTCCCTTTACGCAGAACAGTTAAGGGATTACTACGAGAAGAATGCAGGTCTCAATTTCATTGATTATAGAACAAGAGCCCTTGCCATCTTAAGAAAGGAAGCTGAACTACAAGAAATGGTTAGGTTGGTGGGAATTGATGCGCTTTCTCCACAAGACCGTTTAACACTTGAGATTGCAAAGTCGATAAGAGAAGATTTTCTCCAACAAGATGCTTTTGATCCAGAAGACACTTACGCTTCCTTGAAGAAACAGTACAGAATGATAAAATTGATTTTCCTATTTGCAGATTATGCAAAGGATGCCTTAGAAAAGAATGTTGATTTGAATAAAATTATAACTCTTCCCGTGCGAGTTGATATTTCAAGAGCGAAACTTATTCCGGAAAAGAATTTAGAGAGTTTTGATAAACTCGAAGAAAAAGTAAAAAAATCCTTTGAAGATCTTTTAAGTGAGGTGGCAAATGTCTAA
- a CDS encoding V-type ATP synthase subunit E — protein MSLDKIKEKIISSSQKQAEEIINKAKSDIENELNNFENSLRKEFASKFEEEKKLIDDEIVKLRISHNLKVEKEINLLKNKIIEKFFSVLKEKILSDENLYLSLITRLIEKDAPNNSVVYINEKDFNLFGKKIKSFIDERLKDKNVKLSKTTVEISGGCIIKTENYEVNDSIDEIINTFKERKDIEVAREIFSNE, from the coding sequence ATGAGTCTTGATAAAATTAAGGAAAAAATCATCTCTTCTTCGCAAAAACAGGCAGAAGAGATTATCAATAAAGCTAAAAGTGATATTGAGAATGAGTTAAATAATTTTGAAAATTCTCTTAGGAAAGAATTTGCATCTAAATTTGAGGAAGAAAAGAAATTAATTGATGATGAAATTGTTAAATTACGAATTTCTCACAATTTAAAGGTTGAAAAAGAAATTAACCTTTTGAAGAATAAGATTATTGAAAAGTTCTTTTCTGTTCTTAAAGAGAAAATTTTAAGTGATGAGAATCTCTATTTAAGTCTTATTACTCGACTTATAGAGAAAGACGCTCCTAACAATAGTGTTGTTTACATTAACGAAAAGGATTTTAATTTGTTTGGTAAGAAGATTAAATCCTTTATTGATGAAAGACTCAAAGATAAGAACGTTAAACTTTCTAAAACTACTGTTGAAATTAGTGGTGGATGTATTATAAAAACTGAAAATTACGAAGTAAACGACTCTATTGATGAAATTATTAATACATTTAAAGAACGAAAAGATATTGAAGTTGCAAGGGAGATTTTTAGTAATGAATAA
- a CDS encoding aminotransferase class V-fold PLP-dependent enzyme — translation MEQEKAPLYEAVSKYIKRKMIPFHMPGHSQGKGAPRILKKLFGEKFFDFDLTEVSGLDYLHYAQGVIREAEDLASKLYGTESTIFLINGTTAGVHAMILDSVKENEKIIIGRNSHRSVIGGILLARAKPLFVEPEFNEEFGIITNLTVEEIEKTIKENPDAKALLVTTPNYYGLQGRVKDIIDLGHKYGLRVLIDEAHGAHFPFNEKFPKSAIYLGADLVTQSAHKTLPTLTQTSFLHIPSKSVNVDRVEQILSIIESSSPSYIFMTALDVARREMALHGKEMWDRAIEVAEYAREKISELDGFKVITEKIVNGIDIYVLDPIKLTINVEDLGYSGFEFEHFLNKNGIEIELADLQNVLLFVTVGTSKRDIDILLSVLKKVQPKKEKNKIKMERTPKAPPFAMMPFETLQKEFEVVPLKESKGRVSWGIVAPYPPGIPVLAPGMIIDDDCIDFIDEVFKYGGLVQGSVRQGSEIAIRVVKGV, via the coding sequence TTGGAGCAAGAAAAAGCACCGCTATATGAGGCTGTATCTAAATACATTAAAAGGAAGATGATTCCTTTTCACATGCCGGGACACTCTCAAGGTAAAGGTGCCCCAAGAATTCTTAAAAAGCTCTTTGGTGAAAAATTTTTTGATTTTGATCTTACGGAAGTTTCGGGTCTTGATTATCTGCACTATGCGCAAGGTGTTATAAGAGAAGCAGAAGATTTGGCAAGTAAACTTTATGGTACCGAGTCTACCATTTTTCTAATTAATGGAACTACTGCTGGTGTTCATGCAATGATACTTGATTCCGTAAAAGAGAACGAGAAAATTATAATTGGAAGAAATTCCCATAGGTCAGTTATTGGTGGCATTCTTCTTGCAAGAGCAAAGCCTTTGTTTGTTGAACCAGAATTTAACGAAGAGTTTGGAATTATTACTAACTTGACAGTTGAAGAAATTGAAAAAACTATAAAAGAAAACCCTGATGCGAAAGCGCTTCTTGTTACTACCCCGAATTATTACGGACTTCAAGGCAGAGTAAAAGATATAATAGATTTAGGGCACAAATATGGTTTGAGGGTTCTTATAGATGAAGCGCATGGTGCACATTTTCCGTTTAACGAAAAATTTCCAAAGTCCGCTATATACCTTGGAGCAGACCTTGTAACTCAAAGTGCCCATAAAACTTTGCCAACTCTAACGCAAACGTCTTTCCTACACATCCCCTCAAAATCAGTGAATGTTGATAGGGTTGAGCAAATCTTAAGCATTATAGAAAGTTCTAGCCCTTCGTATATCTTTATGACAGCATTAGATGTTGCAAGGCGAGAAATGGCATTACATGGTAAGGAAATGTGGGACCGTGCAATTGAAGTTGCTGAATATGCAAGAGAAAAAATAAGCGAACTTGACGGATTTAAAGTTATTACCGAAAAAATTGTAAACGGAATTGATATTTATGTCCTTGATCCTATTAAACTTACAATTAATGTTGAAGATCTGGGGTATTCTGGTTTTGAATTCGAACACTTCCTTAATAAAAACGGCATAGAGATAGAACTTGCCGATCTTCAGAATGTTTTACTTTTTGTTACTGTAGGTACTTCAAAAAGAGACATTGACATACTATTATCGGTTCTCAAGAAAGTGCAACCTAAAAAAGAAAAAAACAAAATTAAAATGGAAAGAACTCCAAAAGCGCCACCTTTTGCAATGATGCCATTTGAAACCCTGCAGAAAGAGTTTGAAGTTGTTCCGTTAAAAGAATCAAAAGGAAGAGTGTCTTGGGGAATCGTTGCTCCATACCCTCCGGGAATCCCCGTGCTTGCTCCAGGCATGATTATAGATGATGATTGTATAGATTTTATAGATGAAGTTTTTAAATATGGTGGTCTTGTGCAAGGTTCCGTAAGACAGGGAAGTGAAATTGCGATTAGGGTAGTGAAAGGGGTATAG
- a CDS encoding dipeptide ABC transporter ATP-binding protein, protein MKKLLEINNLVKHFPVVGGVFSRPIGWVRAVDGISFHIFEGETFGLVGESGSGKTTAGKTIIKLIEPTKGQIIFNGADITRFGENKMRPLRREMQIIFQDPYGSLNPRMPIGEIIKEPLMVHNVGDKKEQDERVVEIMKLVGLRPEYLRRYPHEFSGGQRQRIGIARAIVLNPKFVVADEPVSALDASIQAQVLNLLLELQQKLALTYLLVAHNLAVVRHVSDRIGVMYLGKLVEVAETKELFKNPLHPYTQALLSAIPIPDPEIKKERILLQGDIPSPINPPSGCRFRTRCRYAKDICKESEPPLVDVGSGHYVACHFVKEGKVVEYSK, encoded by the coding sequence ATGAAAAAACTTCTTGAGATAAATAATTTAGTAAAACACTTTCCTGTTGTCGGGGGTGTTTTCTCAAGACCCATTGGCTGGGTAAGGGCAGTTGATGGTATATCCTTCCATATTTTTGAAGGTGAGACTTTTGGTCTTGTGGGGGAAAGTGGAAGTGGCAAAACAACTGCAGGAAAAACAATTATAAAGTTAATTGAACCAACAAAAGGCCAAATCATTTTTAATGGTGCGGATATAACAAGATTTGGGGAAAATAAAATGAGACCTTTGAGAAGAGAAATGCAGATAATTTTCCAAGATCCATATGGCTCTTTGAATCCAAGGATGCCGATTGGGGAGATTATAAAAGAACCTCTAATGGTCCATAACGTTGGAGATAAGAAAGAGCAGGATGAACGAGTCGTTGAGATTATGAAGTTAGTAGGTCTTAGACCTGAATACTTAAGAAGATATCCCCACGAATTTTCTGGCGGACAGAGACAGAGAATAGGTATTGCAAGAGCTATAGTTCTTAATCCTAAGTTTGTTGTTGCAGACGAACCCGTTTCAGCGCTTGATGCATCAATCCAAGCACAAGTGTTAAACCTTCTTCTTGAGCTCCAACAAAAACTTGCCCTTACTTATTTATTAGTTGCACATAACCTTGCTGTTGTAAGGCATGTATCCGATAGGATAGGGGTAATGTACCTTGGTAAATTGGTAGAAGTTGCCGAAACAAAAGAGTTATTTAAGAACCCTCTTCACCCCTATACGCAGGCTTTACTTTCTGCAATACCTATCCCGGATCCTGAGATTAAAAAAGAAAGAATTCTTCTTCAAGGAGATATCCCCTCTCCTATTAATCCACCGTCAGGTTGTAGATTTAGAACCCGTTGCCGATATGCAAAAGATATCTGTAAAGAATCCGAACCACCTTTAGTTGATGTTGGTTCTGGTCATTATGTAGCATGTCATTTCGTAAAAGAGGGTAAAGTTGTAGAATACTCTAAATAA
- a CDS encoding ABC transporter ATP-binding protein, translated as MEKSEVLLEVKDLKTYFYTDDGVVKAVDGMSYTIHKGEVLGLVGESGCGKSVSAMSILGLIDVPGKIVGGEIIFKGENLVGKTPDQLRKIRGAEISMIFQEPMSALNPVFTVGNQIMEAILIHQDVSEEEAKKMTIELLRLVGIPEPERRFNQYPHELSGGMRQRVMIAMAMSCNPDLLISDEATTALDVTIQAQILELMKDLQKRTGMAVLFITHDLALVAEMANSVYVAYTGKIVESGEVLSIFKRPRHPYTYGLLSSIPNLISEKTKTPLPAIEGMVPNPYHMPLGCHFNPRCPFATERCRKEMPELAEIENNHFVRCFHPVLVNESEVVS; from the coding sequence ATGGAAAAAAGCGAAGTATTATTGGAAGTAAAAGACTTAAAAACTTATTTCTATACTGACGATGGTGTTGTAAAAGCGGTCGATGGAATGAGTTATACAATACATAAAGGGGAAGTTTTGGGGCTTGTGGGTGAAAGTGGTTGTGGAAAAAGTGTTTCTGCAATGTCAATTTTGGGCCTCATTGATGTTCCTGGAAAAATTGTCGGGGGAGAAATTATTTTTAAAGGAGAAAATTTAGTTGGAAAGACACCAGACCAGTTAAGAAAAATAAGAGGTGCTGAAATTTCAATGATTTTCCAGGAACCGATGAGCGCTTTAAACCCCGTGTTTACAGTTGGTAATCAGATAATGGAGGCAATTTTAATCCACCAAGATGTAAGTGAAGAAGAAGCCAAGAAGATGACAATTGAGCTCCTTAGGCTTGTTGGAATTCCCGAGCCAGAAAGGAGATTTAACCAATATCCTCATGAATTAAGTGGTGGAATGCGACAAAGGGTTATGATTGCAATGGCAATGTCTTGCAATCCAGACCTTCTTATTTCTGATGAAGCAACTACTGCTCTTGATGTAACAATCCAAGCACAGATTCTTGAACTTATGAAAGACCTTCAAAAAAGAACGGGTATGGCAGTTTTATTTATTACCCATGACTTAGCCCTTGTTGCAGAAATGGCAAATAGTGTTTATGTTGCCTATACTGGTAAAATTGTTGAAAGTGGCGAAGTGCTATCCATCTTCAAAAGGCCAAGACATCCTTATACTTACGGACTGTTAAGTTCCATTCCAAATTTAATTTCTGAGAAAACAAAGACTCCGCTTCCTGCAATAGAAGGGATGGTACCTAACCCATACCATATGCCACTTGGTTGTCATTTCAATCCAAGGTGTCCATTTGCAACGGAGAGGTGTAGAAAAGAAATGCCAGAACTTGCTGAAATTGAAAACAATCATTTCGTAAGATGTTTCCACCCTGTTTTAGTTAATGAAAGTGAGGTTGTATCATGA
- a CDS encoding ABC transporter permease, translating to MAIDITTSEETLTGRIETYWSIVGKRLRKHKLAMLSLVVLILVIVLCIVGPFISPYTSSELGSVEEVLQPPSLKHWLGTDELGRDVLTRLFYGGRISLLVGFSSVFSALIVGMIIGAYAGYYGGVLDTILMRFTDIMFSIPVLPLLIVLASVIPGAGVWKIVLVIAIFGWMTDARIVRGMFLSLRENEYVEAAKAIGVSNNRIIWRHILPNSLAPIIVSATLGVGGNIIYEAALSYLGFGVMPPTPSWGNMLQNAQYAMAIAPWLVWSPGLAMFITVLAFNYLGDGLRDAMDPRLYR from the coding sequence ATGGCTATTGATATAACTACTTCAGAAGAAACTTTAACAGGAAGAATTGAAACCTATTGGAGTATTGTTGGAAAAAGATTGAGAAAGCATAAACTTGCCATGCTTTCTTTAGTTGTATTAATCCTTGTAATTGTTTTATGTATTGTAGGACCATTTATTTCTCCTTATACATCTTCTGAACTTGGTTCCGTAGAAGAAGTTTTGCAACCGCCAAGCTTAAAGCACTGGCTTGGAACAGATGAGTTAGGAAGAGATGTTCTTACACGATTATTTTATGGTGGTAGAATTTCACTTCTTGTTGGTTTTTCATCAGTTTTTTCAGCACTTATTGTTGGTATGATCATTGGTGCATATGCAGGATATTATGGCGGAGTTCTTGATACCATTCTAATGAGATTTACAGATATTATGTTTTCAATTCCAGTGTTACCTCTTCTTATTGTTCTTGCCTCAGTTATTCCTGGTGCAGGAGTTTGGAAAATTGTTTTAGTAATAGCAATTTTTGGTTGGATGACCGATGCAAGAATTGTAAGAGGTATGTTCCTTTCTTTAAGAGAAAATGAGTATGTAGAAGCAGCAAAGGCAATTGGTGTTTCAAATAATAGAATTATTTGGAGACATATTCTTCCAAATTCTCTTGCTCCTATTATTGTCTCTGCTACTCTTGGTGTTGGCGGAAACATCATTTACGAAGCTGCATTAAGCTATCTTGGTTTTGGTGTTATGCCTCCTACACCATCTTGGGGTAATATGCTTCAAAATGCTCAATATGCGATGGCTATTGCTCCATGGCTTGTTTGGTCTCCTGGACTTGCAATGTTTATAACTGTTCTTGCATTTAACTATCTTGGCGACGGACTTAGAGATGCAATGGACCCAAGGTTATATAGGTAG
- a CDS encoding ABC transporter permease, translated as MRNYVIRRILQMIPLFLGVAIVTFAVLSLVGDPFAQMQINPRIRPEDIQRLKHAWGFDLPWYLRFFKWFWSMITGNWGVSIFAGGKPVVEIVGRAISYTLRFSIASLIFAFVIAVPIGIYSALHQYTLFDYVFTFFAFFGMSMPTFWFGFILMMIFGLRLNWLPIGGVMTPGMESAPFFARLLDQAKYMVLPVIVLSLFGMGSWMRYARSSMLEVIRQDYVRTARAKGLPERTVIFKHALRNALIPIVTLLGLTLPGIISGATITETVFSIPGMGRLTVDAMLSNDYPVAMVCLLLESTLLIVGNLIADLLYAVVDPRIRYS; from the coding sequence GTGAGAAACTATGTAATAAGAAGAATTTTGCAGATGATTCCTCTGTTTTTAGGGGTTGCAATTGTTACCTTCGCTGTTTTGAGTTTAGTTGGTGATCCTTTTGCGCAAATGCAAATAAACCCCAGGATTAGACCAGAGGATATACAGAGATTAAAACATGCTTGGGGTTTTGACCTTCCGTGGTATCTTAGGTTTTTTAAATGGTTTTGGTCAATGATTACAGGAAATTGGGGTGTTTCAATTTTTGCAGGTGGTAAACCTGTAGTTGAAATTGTAGGAAGAGCAATTAGTTATACGCTAAGGTTTTCAATTGCCTCTCTTATATTTGCTTTTGTTATTGCTGTTCCTATTGGTATATATTCAGCCTTACACCAATACACTCTATTTGATTATGTGTTTACATTTTTTGCCTTTTTTGGAATGTCTATGCCAACATTCTGGTTTGGTTTTATTTTGATGATGATATTTGGTTTGAGGTTAAATTGGCTTCCAATAGGTGGCGTTATGACTCCAGGAATGGAATCGGCTCCCTTCTTTGCGCGTTTACTTGACCAAGCAAAATATATGGTTCTTCCGGTAATTGTTCTTTCGCTTTTTGGGATGGGTTCATGGATGAGGTATGCAAGAAGTTCTATGCTTGAAGTTATAAGGCAAGATTATGTAAGAACCGCAAGAGCTAAAGGACTTCCAGAAAGAACAGTAATATTTAAACATGCTTTACGTAATGCATTGATTCCTATTGTTACCCTTTTAGGACTCACACTACCTGGCATTATCTCTGGTGCAACAATTACCGAAACAGTATTTAGCATCCCGGGTATGGGTAGACTTACTGTAGATGCAATGTTATCAAATGACTATCCTGTTGCAATGGTCTGTTTACTTTTGGAGTCAACTCTTTTGATTGTGGGTAACCTTATTGCAGATTTACTATACGCTGTAGTTGACCCACGAATACGGTATAGTTAG